Within the Bacillota bacterium genome, the region GACGAGGGAGCTTTTTTTAGACACGTCTTTTATCCCAGCTTCACACCCAGGGGGACGGGGCGGTCCGGTTGAACCAATACAACACCTGCTTTGGTGTACACTCCCAGGACCAGCACTTCGGAGGAAAAGCCGGCAATTCTCCGGGGCGGGAAGTTCACCACACCCAGGACCTGACGCCCCTCCAGCGCTTTCGGTTCGGGATAACACTCGGTGATCTGAGCACTGGATTGTTTGGTGCCAATTTCGGGACCAAAATCTACCCAGAGTTTATAGGCCGGGTTGCGGGCTTCGGGGAAAGTTTCGGCCTTGACGACTTTGCCTGCGCGGATATCTAATTTGTGAAAATCAGTGATTTCCGCCATTCACTACACCTCCTCCAACCAGCGGGTGACCTCGGCCACCGGTTTCCGGGGCCGCATATCCGGAACTTCATCGGGGTAGCCAATCGCCACCGCCGCCACCAGTTCATCACTCCGGCGTAAGAGTTCTGCCAGCTCCCG harbors:
- a CDS encoding tRNA-binding protein, translated to MAEITDFHKLDIRAGKVVKAETFPEARNPAYKLWVDFGPEIGTKQSSAQITECYPEPKALEGRQVLGVVNFPPRRIAGFSSEVLVLGVYTKAGVVLVQPDRPVPLGVKLG